The Catellatospora citrea DNA segment GAGCCGGGTCCACCGCAGCGGCGGCGCAGGAATCCGGTTCGGCACCCGCGCGAGCGGTGAGCTCGACGGATGCGAGGTGATCGACAACGCCGGCCACGGCATCATGATCGAGACCCGGGAGTCTGTCCGGCTGGTGGCCACGGCGGCGGTCGGCAACGGCGGCGAGCAGATCCATCGGGCCGTATCCACGACCGCGCTGGAGGTGTCCTCGTCGGGACCCGGCGTGGGCCGACCGCCGGCACCCGCCGCCGACACCACATGGCACGACGAACCCGCCCCCATGCTTTCCGCGCTGTCCGACGACAGGTTTCCCGAGGCCGGTGCGGCACACGCCACCGACCGGGCCAACCCGGTGCCCCGGCCGTCTCCCGTCCAGACGACCCCGAGCGGCGATCCGGTGGCCCCGCTGCTCGCCGAGCTGCAAGGCCTGGTCGGACTCGCCGGCGTCAAGCGCGAAGTCGCGACCTTGGTGGGCCTGCACAGGGTGAGCCAGCGCCGCGCCGCCGCCGGCCTTCCCGTGCCACCGATGTCGCGGCACATGGTGTTCGCCGGAGCACCCGGCACCGGCAAGACGACGGTGGCGCGGTTGTACGGCCGCATTCTCGCGGCGCTCGGGGTGCTGTCCGGCGGGCAGCTCATCGAGGTGTCCCGGGCCGACCTGGTGGCCGAGCACATCGGCGGAACCGCGATGAAGACCACGGAGAAGTTCCGCGAGGCACTGGGCGGGGTCTTCTTCGTCGACGAGGCCTACACGCTGGCCCCGATCGACGGCGCCACCGGCCACGACTTCGGCCGTGAGGCGGTGGACACGCTGGTCAAGTTGATGGAGGATCACCGCGACGAGGTCATCGTCATCGCCGCCGGCTACTCGGCGCAGATGAGCAGCTTCCTGGACTCCAACCCGGGACTGGCCTCCAGGTTCGCCAAGACGATCGAGTTCGAGAGCTACTCGACCAGCGACCTCGTGACCATCGTCGAGCAGCTCTGCAGCACCCACCACTACGTGCTCGAATACGACACGCGGGTCGCGCTCGCCCAGCGCTTCGACGAGATGCCGCGCAACGCGTCGTTCGGCAATGCCCGGGTGGCCCGCCGGACGTTCGAAGAGATGATCGGACGCCAGGCGTATCGGCTGTCGGACGCCTCCTCCGCCTCGGGAGTGGAACTGGCGCAGCTGCTGCTGCAGGATCTAGGCGAGCCGGCCAGCGGATCGTCTGCGACGACGACCAGCACCGGTGACGTGGACCGGCTGCTGGCACAACTGGACAACATGGTCGGCCTGAAGGCCGTCAAACGGGAGGTCTCCGAACTCGTCGACCTCCTGGCGACGGTACGGGCCCGCACGCTGGCAGGCCTGCCGGCCCCGTCGGTCTCGCGCAACCTGGTCTTCGCGGGACCCCCCGGCACGGGCAAGACCACGGTGGCCCGGCTCTATGCCAAGATCCTAACCGCGCTGGGCGTGCTGGCACACGGCCAGCTCGTCGAATGCGCCCGGGTCGACCTCGTCGGCGAGTACATCGGGCACACCGCCCAGCGCACCCGAGAAGCCTTCGACCGGGCCCGCGGCGGCGTGCTCTTCATCGACGAGGCCTACACACTCACCTCGTCGGGCAGCCAGCAGGACTTCGGCCGCGAAGCCGTGGACACGCTGGTCAAGCTGATGGAAGACCACCGGGACGAGGTCGTGGTGATCGTGGCCGGGTACGAGAACGAGATGGCGACGTTCCTGGCCGGGAATTCAGGACTGGAGTCCAGGTTCACCCGCCGGATCAACTTCGACCACTACTCCGCCGATGAACTGGTCACCATCTTCGAGAACCTGGCCAGGGCGAACGGCTACGAGTGCGCGGGCGAGACCCTGGTTGCCCTGCGGGACCACTTCGAGAAGGCACCCCGCGGCCGTTCCTTCGGCAACGGCCGCTTCGCCCGCCAGGTGCTCGACGACGTGGTCACCAGGCAGGCCGGCCGTCTGCGTTCGAGCGTCTCCGCGACGGTGGACGAGATGCGAACCCTGCTAGTGGTCGACGTCCTGGGCTTGGAGACCAGATCGGACTGATCATCCGTCCGGGGTCGTGCGGCGAGTCGGCCTGGTCCGGCGTGCCGGTGACCGAACTTCCGACGTCCGGGACACATCTTGGGGGTATGACGAACGACGCGCTCACCTGCGTGCAACGGGTCGACCTCGGCGGGGCGAGCAACCGTGGTCTGCCATGTCCACGGCAGCGGGCCGCGCTGTGTCGCGCACCCCGAAGGTCCCGGCAGGGCCTGGGAATGCGTGTCGGATGCTGTTGCACGAACGGCTCGCGACGATGTGCACGTCGAACTGGTGGGCACCGACGAGTCTCGTCGGACGACGGGCTCGGACGGCCGCTCCGTCGTCACCTGCGCACGGCACCTGGACGCGGTGACCGCCCAATTCGCTGACGACGCGACGATGGTTGTCGGCCATCTTCATGGCGGGTTGGTCGCTCAACGAACCGTTGCGGGTTTACCGCAGTCACCAAGCTTTTTTGCGCCACTTAATCGACACGTCTGCTTGGTTGGCCGAGCGGGCACACGACCTGCGCCACCGGTTACCGACGTCACACAGGCTCGCTGGTCTTGAACCATCCGGGTGCGGGTTCGTAGGTGTCAGGGGGTGTCTGTACGCCCCGGTCGCTGTTGGCTCGTCATGTTGTGCGATGGACTGGCACGGTAGGAGGTGGTTGGGGTGCCGTTGTCTGATGATGAGGCGTGGTTGTTCATGGTGTTGGCGGGTGAGTTGCCGCCGTCGACGGATGTCGGCTTGTTGGGCAATGTGGAGCGGGCGTTTTATGCGGCGGGTGATGCGGTGGTGGGTTCGCGGGGGTTGTTGGTGGGTGGGGTGGGGTTTATGCGGGTGCGGTGGCGGGTGGTGCGGGGGATGCGTTGGTGGCGTCGTTGTCGGCGTATACCGATGAGGAGCGGGGTCATGTGTTGGGTGTGGGGCGGTTGTTTTATCGGTTGGGGGATTCGTATGGGGTGTTGAGGAGGGATGTGAATTATTCGGAGTTGACGTTGCAGTTGACGTTGGCGGAGTTGTTGGGGCAGTTGGTGGTGTATGTGGTGTTGTCGTATTGGTTTCCGGGGGTGTTGGCGGGGTTTTTTGCGTCGGCTCGGGCGTTTTTGGAGTTGGTGTTGCATCGGTTGGTGGCGCGGGTGGTGTTGTCGGCGGGGGTGGCGCAGGTGGTGGGGGTGGGGTTGCAGGTGGTGATGGATGCGTTGGTGCAGCGGTGGCAGATTGATCATGGGTTGCGGGATCGGTGGGATGGGTCGTTGACGCGTCGGGCGGCTGAGGTGGGGTCGTTGGGTGGGGCGTTGGGGTTCGGGTTTGGTGAGTTGGTGGGGTGGGGTGCGGGTGTGGTGCGTTCAGGGCTGCGTCCGGGTGTGGCGCCGGTGGCCGGCGCGGCGCCGGGGCTGGGTGGGGTGGTGCCGGTGCCGGTGGGGTTCGGTGCGGGGGTTACTGGTGGTGGGGGTTTTGGTGGGTTGGTGCGTGAGGTGGGGGTGGAGGCTTGGACGGAGTATTCGGTGGAGGGGACGTATGCGTATGCGAAGGAGGGGGTGTGGCGGGCGGGTTGGGGTGCTCCGGTGTCGGGTGCGATGTCGGGGTTGGCGGGTTGGGGTGGTGGGGCGTTGGGGTCGTTGTTGTTGAGCCGGTTTCCGCAGTTGTCGACGGTGGCGGGTGCGCGTGCGGTGTGGTCGGGTGTGGTCGCGGCGGGTGGTGGGCTGGTCCGGTCGGCGGGTGCGGTGGTCGGCTTCGGTGGGGGCGGGGGTCACGGTGGCGGCGGTTCGGCCGGGACCGGGTCGGGTTCGAGTAGCGGTGGTGCGGGTTCCGGTGGTGGTTCGGGCGCCGGCGGTTCGAGTGGGGCTGGGGCTGGGGCTGGTTCGGGTGTGGGACGTGGTTCGGGGTCGGGTGGTGGGGGTTACGAGGTCCAGGGCCAGGGCGGCGGTCGGGCTGGCGGTGGTGCCGGTGCTGGTGCTGGCGCCGGTTCGGGTGCTGGTGGGGTGTCGGGTGGTGTGGTGCGTTCGTCGGGGTCGGGGTCGGGGTCGGGGTCGGGGTCGGGGTCGGGGGTTGCGGGTCCGGTGTCTGTTGCGGGGCAGGCGGTTGTCGGGCAGGGGCCGGCCGGGCAGGGCGCTGGGCAGCCGGTGGGACAGGGTCCGGTGTCGGCCGGGTCCGCCAATGCCGGGCAGGGTGAGTCTGTGCAGGCGGCTGGGGGGCAGGGTGCGTCTGCGCAGGCGGGTGGGCAGGTGGCGGGGGGCCGGCAGTCGGGGGCTGGTGTGCCCACTGCTGTGGGGGCCGATGGTGTCCGGGCTGTCGGTGGGCAGGCCGCTGGGGTGCAGGGGGCTGGTGCCGCCCAGGTGGTTGGTGGTCGGGTCGGGGAGGGGTTGGTGTCGGGTGGGCAGGGTCGGGAGGGGGTTGTCGGGGGTCGGCGGGTTGCGGGTGCGTGGGCTGGGTCGGGTGCGGGTGTGGGTTCTGCGGGGTCGGATGGGTTGGCGGGGAGGTTGGCGGCTGCGCATGAGTTGGTGGCGCAGGCCAAGGAGTTCGCTGAGAGGGTCGGGGGTGAGGCGGTGCCGGGTCGGGTCGGTCCGGGGCAGGGTCCGGATGGTCCGGGGTCGGTGTTGAAGGGTTCGGGGGGTCGGGAGCGGGTGCTGGGTGATGCGGATCATCCGGATCATCCGGAGCGGGTGTTGGAGGGTCTTTTCGGCGTGGACAGGGGTGTGGATCGGGATTGTGTGCCGCGTCTGGACGCGGTCGTGTCGCATTACCTGCGCAAGACTCCTGCTTCTCCTGCTGCCGGTGGTGGTCGGCGGGCGCGTGACGATGGTGCGCTGGATCTGGGGCGTTCGGCTCGTCCGCAGGATGTGGTGGCGATGTCGCTGGATCTGACCTGGCAGCGTGCGGGTTCTTCGTGGGACTCGGTGGCGGCAGTCCTGGGCGAGCAGGGTCCGGGCAGTATGGCGATCGTTCTGGTCGATCGGGTCAACGCGTCCCGGCACGGGTTCCTGCTGCGCAACCACGACGACGACATCATCGTGATCGAGACGCAGGAGGCCAAGGGCGGCCGGGTCCGGTCGTTGGCAGATGCTCTTCCGCCGGTCGACGCTCGGGTGGCTGTCATCGATGCCACCGGCCGGCAGGTGGTCCTGCCCGAGATGCCCCGCGACGCGGCTGATGCCCTGACCGACTCGGCACGCAAAGGCCCCCGCTACGGCAGCCTCCAACCCTACGCACAGCTCAACCCGCCGGCATCAACGCAGCTGGCCGGTGACAGCGAAAGCGAAACCGCGAAGATCGACGGACCCTGGGCGACGATCATCGATACCGGATCAGGAGCTGCCACGGGCTCGCCCTCATCATCCTTTGACGGCCCCCGCCGACCCGACTTTCTCGCAAGTCTGGACGTCGCCGGTCTCGACGCGCGATTGTCGACCGCTTTGCTTGAGGCCCTGGACCTGACCAAACTGGCCGGGCCGAGTGCGGAAAGGTTCTCCACGGACAGTCTCTCCGAGATGCCGAACCGGGTTCGTTCGAGCATCGAGGCACCGATCGAAGACGGCGCACTTCAACCCGCACGCCTGGAAACCCCCGGCGTGACGCATGCCGTGTGGCTGGGCCGTCCGCTTCTCACGATGGACCGCAGCCCCAGAGGAATGCGGTTGAACAGAACGCTGACCGCGGCTGCGGCGAACAAAGAGCGGCTGGTCGTGCTATGGCTGGATGTGTCACGGGCGGAGATCGAGGAGGGCTCGGACCCAGACCTGGCAGCACTGGTCGTGTGGGC contains these protein-coding regions:
- a CDS encoding right-handed parallel beta-helix repeat-containing protein, whose amino-acid sequence is MTIAVHPGTYHEDLVLYQDVILVAEEGRGTVVVQAVDGVAILVKGGTPTVRGLTLSGGNERFPAIQVGDGTLNLHDCEVSAQAIVAIHGAGGQLRIRDCKITNPVGAGFLVEGGCGGTVTNTVIRDIGTSAVVIADGADPVFRACTITDVRGVAVLSTRGGRGTVEDSEVSASQGPGVAVEDGGAITLTRVTVRNTVGAGVVITSGTPTLEDCHVHSTGGHGVVVVGDADPRLVRCRINKTAGYGLGHLEESTGTFVQCDVTLAGMAAVAVGGQSSPQFQGGTFHGTQDATVVFEGEADGTLDQTTVRGGRLGVLVRGSATAGLTDTAISGAGQVGLQVTEDAQVTVHNSRFDGGGTATVQIADSAALVATDTTVRGGQVGLLLTGGSADITAGDICDAAADGVRVQGSRLSMSRSRVHRSGGAGIRFGTRASGELDGCEVIDNAGHGIMIETRESVRLVATAAVGNGGEQIHRAVSTTALEVSSSGPGVGRPPAPAADTTWHDEPAPMLSALSDDRFPEAGAAHATDRANPVPRPSPVQTTPSGDPVAPLLAELQGLVGLAGVKREVATLVGLHRVSQRRAAAGLPVPPMSRHMVFAGAPGTGKTTVARLYGRILAALGVLSGGQLIEVSRADLVAEHIGGTAMKTTEKFREALGGVFFVDEAYTLAPIDGATGHDFGREAVDTLVKLMEDHRDEVIVIAAGYSAQMSSFLDSNPGLASRFAKTIEFESYSTSDLVTIVEQLCSTHHYVLEYDTRVALAQRFDEMPRNASFGNARVARRTFEEMIGRQAYRLSDASSASGVELAQLLLQDLGEPASGSSATTTSTGDVDRLLAQLDNMVGLKAVKREVSELVDLLATVRARTLAGLPAPSVSRNLVFAGPPGTGKTTVARLYAKILTALGVLAHGQLVECARVDLVGEYIGHTAQRTREAFDRARGGVLFIDEAYTLTSSGSQQDFGREAVDTLVKLMEDHRDEVVVIVAGYENEMATFLAGNSGLESRFTRRINFDHYSADELVTIFENLARANGYECAGETLVALRDHFEKAPRGRSFGNGRFARQVLDDVVTRQAGRLRSSVSATVDEMRTLLVVDVLGLETRSD